Genomic DNA from Neisseria lisongii:
GTCCAAACCGCCGAGAATATGCAGCAGCGTGGACTTGCCGCTGCCGGACGAGCCGATAATGCTGACACTCTGCGCCGCCGCCACTTCAAAATCCAAGCTGCGCAATACTTCGACATTTAACGCACCGTCAGCATAGACTTTGCGCACCTGTTCGCATTTCAAAACAATATCATTCATAACGCAAGGCCTCCGCAGGTTGGGTTTTTGCCGCGCGCCAGCTCGGATACAGCGTGGCGGCAAACGCCAGCAGCAGCGAGATGGCGGCAATCAGTGCCACATCTTTCATATTCACGTCGCTTGGCAAGTAATCGATAAAGTAAATCTGCGAATTGATTAAATGTACGCCGAACAAACCTTCGAAAAAGGCAACGATTTTGCCGATGTTCCAGCCCAGCAATACGCCGCAGACCACGCCCGCCAGCGTGCCGAAAAATCCGGCAAAAGCGCCCTGTACCATAAAAATCTTCATCACACCGGAAGGCGGTAGCCCCAGCGTACGCAAAATGGCGATATCGGCCTGTTTTTCGGTAACCGCCATCACCAATGACGACACCAGATTAAAGGCGGCCACGGCGATAATCAGCAGCAGAATGATAAACATCATGCGTTTTTCCAATTCCACCGCTTCAAAATAGCTGCGGTTGCTGAACGTCCAATCCCGCACCCAGATTTTTTCCTGATCGGCTTTCGGAATCAGGTTGGCGATAAATGCCGGCGCTTCCTGCGGGTGCGCCAGTTTCAGCCGCAAACCGCTCACGCCCTCGCCCATGCGGTACAGCACTTGGGCATCGGCCAAATGGGTCATCGCCAAGGCATTATCGACTTCAAACACGC
This window encodes:
- a CDS encoding lipoprotein-releasing ABC transporter permease subunit produces the protein MASLETWIGLRYLRAKKRNGFMSFITLVSIAGIALGVTALIVVLSVMNGFQKEIRGQLLNVAAHAEIGYFDSGEGDWQNLRRLVQDKKEVLGSAPFITDQALLANAGEVRGVQIRGILPSEEKNVVEYGNNMPAGSFDDLKAGEFDIILGEGLAQALDAQVGGKVTVITPEGNVTPAGVVPRLKQFNVVGIVKTGVFEVDNALAMTHLADAQVLYRMGEGVSGLRLKLAHPQEAPAFIANLIPKADQEKIWVRDWTFSNRSYFEAVELEKRMMFIILLLIIAVAAFNLVSSLVMAVTEKQADIAILRTLGLPPSGVMKIFMVQGAFAGFFGTLAGVVCGVLLGWNIGKIVAFFEGLFGVHLINSQIYFIDYLPSDVNMKDVALIAAISLLLAFAATLYPSWRAAKTQPAEALRYE